The sequence TTTGTTTGGAACTTGGCAAAGCAACTTGGCAGAATTGCCCACATGTATCGATGAATTGCTTCACACCAATCTGGATACAATTGTTCGATGGGCGTTTGGCCCTCAAGTAGAATATGGtgtccacacattcaaatatgtattcTGGGTTTGGCCCCGCTATTATGGCGTACCAGCAATGTATTCCTATACTTTGTATTGATGGTACTCATTTGAAGGGTAACTACATTGGCAAGATGCTTACAACGGTAGCAAAAAATGCCAACATGCAAATTCTGCCTGTTGCATTTGCAGTAGTTGATAATGAATCGAACGAAAGTTGGGCTTGGTTTTTGAAACTGGTCCAAACACATGTTAATATCAGTAAAAGAGATTTGTGTATTATATCTGATCGTCATGTAGGTATACTTAATGCGATGGCTAACCAACAATATGGTTGGCATCATCGTTATTGCTTGCGCCACATTCGTAGTAACTTGATGACAAAGTTTAACAGAAACACCGAGTTGAAGAAGTTGTGTTGGAGGGCCTGTTCCAAAATTGCAAAGTAATAGATATAAACTTGCAGTGCGTGGAATTAAAACATTGAGTGAGGCGGCTTGGAAATATTTAGAAGACGCTGATATTCATAAGTGGACTTTGTATAGAGACAGCTTTCGTTTGAGATGGGGTAACTTAACAACAAACACAGCCGAGTCGTAGAACAATGTTTTGCGTCATGCACGTATGATGCCAGTCAAAGCGTGTATGGATTATACATTTCACTACACAAGAGAGCACTTCAACACGCAAGAAACAACCGCTCATGAATGGCAAGCACCATTATCGAAGTCTATGTGGACACAATTTCAAGAACGTGAAAAACTTACTTCTGGTTACACGGTAACATGCTATAACCAGCAAACAGGGGTGTACAAGGTTCAATCTACATATTAAAGAAGCGGTGATGGTGGGACAGAGTACACTGTTAaatattgataatgttaaaaacgaacatatatttcatagcattattcctcaagaaagacaagcttttagttgcaattgttctatttacaagtgatattcgtttaaataataaaaggtgaagacaaaagacagattcgacgaattgaagacgcaaatgaccaaaaagctcaaaagtacaaaagacaatcaaagaggttccaattattgataagaaacgtctcaaaattacaagagtacaagattcaaaacgcaaagtacaagatattaaattgtacgcaaggacgttcgaaaatccggaaccgggaccagagtcaactctcaacgctcgatgcaacggactaaaaattacaagttaactatgcacataaatataatataatatttaaataattcttataattatttaatatattatatttatttaaaaccgtcggtaaacaaagagccaaactcctctgagctgtaatttcaaactccgcgactcgcggagtttgaaggcaaaattggccgcgaggcgcggagccccaaaatgagaaactgcctataaagccaaccgaattctgat comes from Rutidosis leptorrhynchoides isolate AG116_Rl617_1_P2 chromosome 4, CSIRO_AGI_Rlap_v1, whole genome shotgun sequence and encodes:
- the LOC139843075 gene encoding uncharacterized protein; translation: MVFRKKEELVSALRNWNIDRQREIFVEDSRPKYYKAICYTNSPHYNGPNQNRRCPWMVAATMKNKDNVWKITKWFEGHICYGSVQSNNNRCLTSSIIAIDIISYISQDIAYEAWNSRRIAIERLFGTWQSNLAELPTCIDELLHTNLDTIVRWAFGPQGNYIGKMLTTVAKNANMQILPVAFAVVDNESNESWAWFLKLVQTHVNISKRDLCIISDRHVGILNAMANQQYGWHHRYCLRHIRSNLMTKFNRNTELKKLCWRACSKIAK